Genomic DNA from Candidatus Methylomirabilota bacterium:
AGCTTCATCGTGTCCTCGCGGCCGCGGAAGGCGGACCGCTGGATGCCGAGCTTCAGAAAGTTCGTCGCCTCGAAGTTCGACTGGACGTACCGGTCCGGCAGCGGGCCCGACGGGTCGATCTTCTTCAGGGCCGCCACCGCCTGGTCGAAGAACTTCCGGTGCGCGGACGTGTTGAGCGGCGGGTCCAGCACGGGGACGTAACGATTGACGCCGATGAACCCCTCGATCTTCTGCCCGAGGGCCGGCAGGTGCGTCGACTCGGCGATCGCGCCGTCGCCGGCGTACCGGTACTTCTTCGTGAGCCCGAGGTCGTACGCGGCGCTCGTGAAGTTGACGGCGTTGGCGCCGAAGAAGATGCCGAAGAGCCCGTCGAAGCTGCCGCTGATCTTGGAGACGAACGGCGCCATGTCGGCGGTGCCCAGCGGGATGCCGGTGGTGCCGACCACGTCGCCGCCGCTCTTCTTGATCTGCTCGATGTAGGCGTCGCGGGTGGACTGGCCCCACGCGTAGTCGAGGTAGGCGATGTGCCACTTCTTGCCCATCCTCGCGACGAGGTAGGGGGAGATCGCCACCGCCTGCGCCGGCGCGTAGTCGAACGGACGGAACGTGTACCGGCTGCACTTGCTCGTGGTGATCGTGGTGTCGAGGCACACGCTGACCATGTTGACGAGCCGGTGCTCCTCGTACACGGGCATGCAGGCCAGGCAGACGTTGGAGAGGTACCCGCCCACGTGCGCGTCGATCTGGTCCTCCACGACGAGCTTCTCCGCCTTCCGCCGTCCCACGTCCGGCTTCGACTCGTAGTCGGCGACGAAGAGCTCGACGGGCCGGCCGTGGAGGCCGCCCGCGGCGTTGATGCGCTCGATCGCCATGTGCACGCCGACCAGGGCCGTCTTGCCGCCCGCGGCCGCCGTGCCCGAGAGGGGCTGGAGCGTGCCGATCTTGTACGGCTTGGCCTGCCCGAAGGCCTCGCGCCACGGCGCCGGCACGAGCGTCGTCGCGCCGAGCGCCCCGGCGGCCGCGGCCGAGAGGCCGAGGAACTTCCGGCGCGTGGTCTTGCCGCTCCACCACACGTCCATCGTCCAGGGTTCGTCCTGCCAGCGTTCGCCCATATTCGTCCTCCTGGCCGCGCGCCGCGGGCCGAGCGCCCACGACGCGGGCAGCGGGGTGTCCGGAACGGAGTGGCCCCTATCTACACCAACCGGTCGGACCACGCAAGGGGGGGCCCGCCCGCGACGGTGCTACGTCGCGACGTGGTCGCGCGCGAGCGGCCGCCGGACGTCGGTGCCCGAGAAGAGCAGCGTCACGATGATCTCGACCGACGCGTTGCCGCCGAGTCCCTGGCAGCCGATCGCGGCGCGCGTGGGCTTGCCGCGATCCCCGAACGCCTCGACGAGCAGATCGGCCGCGCCGTTGATCACGCGGGGCTGGTCGCTGAAGCCCGGCGCCGAGTTGACGAAGCCGGTCATGTGCACGATCTGCTGCACGCGGTCCAGATCGCCGAGCGCGTACTTGACGGCGGCCAGCGTCGTGAGCGCCGCGTACCGGGCGGCCTCGTAGCCCTGCTCGACCGTGAGGTCCTTGCCGACCACGCCCGGGAGGTGGGGCCCTCCGCCCTTTCGGGGCGTGGTGCCGGACAGGTAGAGCAGGTTCTGCACCGGGAAGTGGGAAATGTAGTGGGCGCCGGACGGGTTCGTCCGGTACAGGTCCTCGAGGCTCGGCACCGCCAGCCCCAGCCGCTCGAGCTTTTCCTCGACTCGCATCTCGTCCTCCCCGGCGACCCGGCGGAATGCCGCCGTCGCCTACAGCGTGCCCGGGTACGCGCCGCCGTCGATCAGGAAGTTCTGGCCCGTCATGAAGCCCGCCTGCGCGCTGCAGACGAACGCGCACAGGTCGCCGAACTCCGCCGGATCGCCGAAGCGCGCCGACGGGTTGGCCCGGTGGCGGTCGCGGATGACCTCCTCGACGGTCCGGCCGCTCGTCTTCGCCTGGATGGCGATCGTCGAGCGGAGGCGGTCGGTGTCGAACGGGCCGGGCAGCAGGTTGTTGATCGTGACGTCGTGCGCGACGGTCTTCCGCGCGAGACCCGCGACGAAGCCCGTGAGCCCGGTGCGCGCGCCGTTCGAGAGCCCGAGGATGTCGATCGGGTGCTTCACCGCGCTCGAGGTGATGTTGACGATGCGGCCGAAGCGGCGCGCGATCATCCCGTCCACGGTCGCCTTGATCAGGAGGATCGGCGTGATCATGTTCGCGTCGACGGCCCGGATCCACGCCTCGCGGTCCCAGTCGCGGAAGTCGCCCGGCGGCGGGCCGCCGGCGTTGTTGACGAGGATGTCGGGCTCGGGGCAGGCGGCGAGCACCGCCGCGCGCCCGGCCTCCGTCGTGATGTCCCCGGCGACGGCCGTCACGCGCACACCCGTCGCCTCGCGGATCTCCCGCGCCGTCGCCTCGAGCACGTCCTTGGTGCGGGCGTTGAGGGTGACGTTCACGCCCTCGCGGGCGAGCGACAGGGCGCACGCCCGGCC
This window encodes:
- a CDS encoding SDR family oxidoreductase yields the protein MDMGIRGRNAIVCAASKGLGRACALSLAREGVNVTLNARTKDVLEATAREIREATGVRVTAVAGDITTEAGRAAVLAACPEPDILVNNAGGPPPGDFRDWDREAWIRAVDANMITPILLIKATVDGMIARRFGRIVNITSSAVKHPIDILGLSNGARTGLTGFVAGLARKTVAHDVTINNLLPGPFDTDRLRSTIAIQAKTSGRTVEEVIRDRHRANPSARFGDPAEFGDLCAFVCSAQAGFMTGQNFLIDGGAYPGTL
- a CDS encoding ABC transporter substrate-binding protein, with amino-acid sequence MGERWQDEPWTMDVWWSGKTTRRKFLGLSAAAAGALGATTLVPAPWREAFGQAKPYKIGTLQPLSGTAAAGGKTALVGVHMAIERINAAGGLHGRPVELFVADYESKPDVGRRKAEKLVVEDQIDAHVGGYLSNVCLACMPVYEEHRLVNMVSVCLDTTITTSKCSRYTFRPFDYAPAQAVAISPYLVARMGKKWHIAYLDYAWGQSTRDAYIEQIKKSGGDVVGTTGIPLGTADMAPFVSKISGSFDGLFGIFFGANAVNFTSAAYDLGLTKKYRYAGDGAIAESTHLPALGQKIEGFIGVNRYVPVLDPPLNTSAHRKFFDQAVAALKKIDPSGPLPDRYVQSNFEATNFLKLGIQRSAFRGREDTMKLIEALEGMEVKEGDDFPQGDKTLRKEDHQAFLREFIFTIQNNKHRILEVIPKEKTYFPPACKFA
- a CDS encoding RidA family protein yields the protein MRVEEKLERLGLAVPSLEDLYRTNPSGAHYISHFPVQNLLYLSGTTPRKGGGPHLPGVVGKDLTVEQGYEAARYAALTTLAAVKYALGDLDRVQQIVHMTGFVNSAPGFSDQPRVINGAADLLVEAFGDRGKPTRAAIGCQGLGGNASVEIIVTLLFSGTDVRRPLARDHVAT